GCGCGACCCGGGCCGAAGTCCGTGCCACGGTGAACCGGGCCGGGCACGCCGGGGACATCATCACGGTCGAACGACTCGGCCTGCTCGAACAGAGCATCGTCTGCAAGTCGGGGACGGACCCGCCAGGCCTGCTCGCAAGCATCGGGTCGTACCTCGATTCGGAACTCCTCGCCGTCGTTCCATGAGACGTCTCCTCGCCGCGCTCGCACTGGTCGTTCTGGTCGGTCTGGCGGGCTGTACCGGCGGGGTCGTCGATCAAAACGCGCTCGAAGAACCGGCGACCTACGACTGGGACAGTTCTGCGGAGGTGTCAGTCAACGTTACCGGTGGGAGCTATCAGTCGGTGACCGCCCTCGGGAACCAGTCGAACGTGAGTCTCTTCGGGCCCGGTGAGTTCGGCGGCGAATCCGCAATTCCCGTGTCCGCAGTTCAGTACCAGTACCCGAACGGGACGGTAGTGAACGCCTCCGCGGTCGAGGTGGCCGAACGGGACGACCGTACCGTCCTCGAAGCGCCTCGAAGCGGCGGGAAAATCGCCTACAGAGCGACAGTACAGTCCAATCGCCTCTTCCTTCCGGTGACCGTGAACGGCAGTTACGCCGTCACGCTGCCCGAAGGGACGGACGTGAGCTTGCCAGTCATCGGCCGGGCGACGCCGGGTGATTACGAGGCCGACCGAACTGGTGAGCGGGTAACTCTCACCTGGTCGAACCCGGAGACCCAGGTCATTACTGTCGAGTATTATCAGGAGCGGAACCTCTACATCTTCGCCGGCCTGGTTGGCCTGCTTGGACTGGTCGCTGCCGCTGGCATGCTGTACTTCCGAACGCAGTTGCGGCAACTCGCGCGTCGCACCGGCGAGATCGGACCGGAAGACGGCCTAGAGTGACCGAGTATGACAGCGGAGACCGTTTCCGAATCGAAGACCGTCGCCCTGTTGACCGTCGGCGACGAGCTATTGGCGGGTGAGACGGAGAACACGAACGCGTCCTGGCTCGCACGGCGACTGCAGGATCGTGGTGCGAGCCTCCGACGGATCGTCGTCGTCCCCGACGAACTGACGGCGATCGCAGAAACGCTCTGCTCGCTTGTGGCCGAGCACGACGCGGTGATCGTCACTGGTGGGTTGGGACCGACCCACGACGACGTGACGATGGAAGCCGTTGCACAGGCCTTCGACAGTGAGATGGAACCACATTCGGACGCGATCGAGTGGTTCGAGCATGAAACCGAGTATGCTATCCCGGACCTGGTCGAGGGCACGACCCATCTGCCGGCCGGCGCCGAGTTCCTTCCGAACCCGGAGGGAGTGGCCCCCGGTGCGAAAATCGAGTCTGTGTACGTGCTGCCCGGTGTCCCGCGCGAAATGAAGGCGATGTTCGAACTGATCGCGCCGACGTTCGACGGACCGACGGCCACGACGAAAGTACTCACGTCCGAGAAGCCCGAAAGCCAACTGGTCGATGTCCTCGCCGAGACGACCCGACGGTTCGACGTGCAGGTCGGGAGCTATCCCGACGAGATGGTCACGATCCGGATTCAGGGGACCAACACGAAAGCGGTGGAGTCGGCGGCCGCGTGGCTCGATTCGCAGCTGTAACACAGTCTTGCAGGCTGCTGGGATCGGCGAGATTTTGAGGGTGCCTCCCCGACTAGTGGCCATGCGAACGATCGGTTTCGTCGTGAATCCAATCGCCGGAATGGGTGGTCGCGTCGGTCTCAAAGGAACCGACGGCAACGTCGAAGAAGCCCGGGAACGTGGGGCTGAACAGCGTGCGCCGGAACGTGGTGAGGTCGTGCTGAAGGCCCTCGCGGAGCAGGCCGATTCGGTGTCAGTGCTGACGTGGGGGGCCGAAATGGGGGCCGAAGAGGCCGCCCGGGTCGGTGTCGACGTCGAAGTCCTGGGAGAGCCTGCGGGCGAGGAGACGTCCCGGGCCGATACGATCGCGGCTGTCGAGGCCTTTCTCGACCGGGACGTAGATCTCGTTCTCTTCGTCGGTGGTGACGGCACTGCCGTGGACGTGTACGAAACCATCGCGGAGACGGACGGGGAGACACCGATGCTTGGCGCACCCGCTGGCGTCAAGGTGTACTCCTCGGTCTTTGCCGTCTCGCCGGAAGCGGCGGGGAAAATCGCGGCCTCGTTCGACCGAACCGAGACCCGCGAGGTCAACGACATCGACGAGGACGCGTACCGTGAGGGCGAGGTCCGGGCCGAACTCAGGGGATTGGCGACGGTGCCGGTCGCCGAGCAACTCCAGTCCTCGAAGCAGATCCTGGGTGGCGACGTCCAGGGACTCGCTACTGGGATCGCCGAGGAGGCCGACCCCGAAACGACCTACGTCCTGGGCCCTGGTGGGACCCTGGACGTCGTCAAATCTGCGTTCGGGATCGATGGAACCCCCCTGGGGGTCGATGTAATCCGGGATGGCGAACTCCTGGTCGCCGACGCTTCGGAGGACCAGATCCTGGATGCGCTTGGAGCGAAAAACGAGATCGTGGTTTCGCCGATCGGGGGGCAAGGGTTCATCTTCGGCCGTGGGAACGATCAGATCTCCCCGGCAGTCATCCGACAAGCCGACGTGACCGTCGTCGCGTCCGGTGAGAAAATGCAGTCGACGGACGTGTTGCGAGTCGACACCGGTGACACAGACCTGGACGAGTCCCTGCGGGGCTGGATACGCGTCCGGGTCGGTCGCGTCGAGGAACGGATGGTAAAGGTCGTCTAGGCGGATCAGCACCTGTTCCCGAACTATGGGTCAAGTATAAGGTCGCCAGCAAATGTATAAGGTGTATGGATACCAGGAAGGTCCAGCGACTCGGTCCCTCCACGCTCGCGATGACGCTCCCGGCGAAGTGGGCCCGGGAGAACGGGGTCGAGAAGGGCGATGAAGTCACGGTGCGGACGAGTGCCGAAGGAACACTCTCTGTCACCCCTGAATCGGCTCGGGGCGAGGAGACCGAGGCGACGATCACGGTCGGTGATTTCGACGCCGACGCCGTCGAACGAGCGATCATCGGCCAGTACGTCCTCGGTCGACGGGTCATCCACGTGACGGCCGAAGACACCCTCGAAGGCCCGCACATCAACGCAGTCTACGACGCGGAATCCCAGCTCATGGGACTGGGTGTAATCGAGGAGACACCCGAGCGAATCACCATTCGGTGTTCGGTCGACCCGGAAGACTTCGACCTCGCGAATCTGTTGACACGACTGGAGAACACCGGTCGAACCATGCGCAACGAGGCGATGAAGGCGCTGGCCAGGAACAACCACGAACTCGCCGAGCGGGCGCTGAACCGGGAGCGCCAGGCGAACAAGATCTTCGTCCTCCTCCTGCGACTGATCTTTACTGCCTACCGAAATCCCTCGCTGGCCCGCACGATGGGGCTCTCGGATGGCTTCCCTCTCATCGCCTACCGCTCGGTGGCGAAGAACCTGGAACTCATCGCCGACAACGCGGAGAACATGGCCGAGATCGTGTTGGACGCCGACGACGACCGGCTGGGGCTGGACGATCCGACGGTCCGACGCATTCGGGATCACACCGAACGGGTGGACGAACTCACGGAGATGGCCGTGGAGGCGATCGTTTCCCGGGACTTCGAGACCGCCAGGGAGGCCCAGGCCAAGTTTATGGAGCTCTCGGAACGCGAACTGGGTATCATGCGGGACCTCCCCGAACTGTCGAAAAAGCGCCTGTTGCAGATCCGCGAGGTGCTCGTGGCGCTGCAGCAGACGGCTGAACACGCCGTCAGAATCGTCGAAATCGCCTCGAACCTGGCGCTCAACGAGCCTTCCGAGTTCACGACCATCTCCTGACCCGTTCCGTCGACGGTTCTGAAAGGGTTTTACGCACTGAACGGGTACTCACAATCGATGAGCGACTTCACGGAGGACGAAAAGCGGATCTTGTCCTACCTCCGGGAGAAGGCCAGCCGGGGGCAGGAGTACTTCCGGGCCCGGAGCATAGCCGATTCACTGGGCCTCTCCTCGAAACAGGTCGGCGTTCGCCTGGCCCGACTGGGGGAGAAAGCCGAGGACGTACGGATCGAGAAGTGGGGTCGATCGCGGTCGACGACCTGGCGAGTCGAACGCGCTTGATCCCCGGAAGGGGGACGTTTTTGGGACCCGGCGTACAAGGACCCGTATGACCGCTCGGGTCGAACGGGAGTTTACCGTTTCCGCGTCGCCGGACGCCGTCTGGGAGTTCATCTCCGATCCCGGGAACCGGGCCCGGGCCATCAGCGTCGTCGATCGATTCGAGACCAGCGGTGAGACGACAACCTGGTTCATCGAACTGCCGATCCCGATGGTTCGAAAGACCTTCCGCGTGCGGACCCGGACCGTGGAGCTCACCCCGCCCGAGTACGTCCGCTTCGAGGGCAACTCCTCGGTGTTCGACGTGCTGGGTGAACACCGGATCGTGCCTGGCGAGGATGAAACGACCATCGTCAACACGTTCACGGTGGACGGCCACGCGCCCGGTGTCGAGGCCTTTTTCAAGCGTAACCTGGATGGGGAGATCCGCAATCTGGAGTCCGCACTGAAATCACATCTCGAGGAATGAAATTCGCCGCGCTCCAGATCGAAGTCGAGGGCGGTGACCCCGCAGGGAATCTCGAACGAGCGGAGCGAGCCATCGAAACCGCCGTCGACCGTGGCGCCGACTTGCTCTCGTTGCCGGAGCTCTGGAACGTGGGCTACTTCGCCACCGAGGCGTACGAACGCTTCGCGGAGCCACTTTCCGGGCCGACGCTCGACCGGATTGGGACGCTTGCCGACCGACACGACGTGGCAATCGTGGCTGGGAGCATCATCGAAGATTTGGAACAGACCGCTGGACAGACTCCGGCCGAAACTGGACTCGCCAATACCACGGTCCTGTTCGACGAGTCGGGCGAGCGACAGGCCACCTACCGCAAACACCACCTCTTCGGGTACGAATCGAAGGAAGCGGCACTTTTGACTCCCGGCGATTCCCTCGGCATCGCCGAGATTGGAGGGTTGACCGTCGGACTCACCACCTGCTATGATCTCCGATTCCCGGAACTCTACCGGAGACTCCTGGACGCCGGGGTAACGTTCGTCGTCGTTCCCAGTGCGTGGCCGTATCCTCGTGTCGAACACTGGATGACATTGACCCGTGCGCGTGCCGTAGAGAATTTGACCTATCTCGCTGGAGTGAACGGTGTGGGGGCGGCTGGCGGTCAGGAGTTGATCGGTCGCTCGCGTGTCATTGGCCCGTGGGGCACGATTCGTGGGAGTGCCGGGACCGAACCGGACATACTCCTCGTCGACCTGGACCCAAAACGCGTTCAAACGGTCCGGAACCGGTTTCCAGCCCTCGAAGATCGGCGGGATATGTGAAAGCGGCTCGAACAGGTTTATAACGACGGAGGTCCCAGTGTCCACTGCCGGTCACCGACGCTTTTCTCGTCGACGACCGGTATGCCCGCCACAGCCCGTCCTCCCCCCTCCCCGGGCCACAACGGGCTTCCCCTCCGCCTTCGGCTTCAGGATGGTCGATCCGAGGCGATCGTATTGATCTCGCCTTTCACAGCCGCCGCGTCGAAGTCGTGATCCGGGCGAATGTTGACGAAGTCGAGGAAGTCCACGGCTTGGAGCACGACTTCGATTCCGTACTCGGTTACGGCTCCATCGACCGCGTCGGCAGCTCCGACGAGGGGTTCCAGTGTCCCGAGTGCACACGCCAGATCGTAGGCCCGTGCCTGGGGGATCCCTCGTTTCCGGACGGCTGTCGCGTCGATGAAGTACACCTCGTCATCGAGAACGAGGACGTTCTCCGCCCGAAGATCGCCGTGTGTCAACTCGTTGTGATGCATGGCCGAGAGGGCCGCAAAGAGATCCGGAAGGACTTCTCGCACCCGGGCAGGTGAGAGCTCATCCAGCGTTTGGAACCCATCCAGATAGTCCAGAACGACGACCCCCACATCTCCGACTTCGAAGGCTTCGATTGGGGCCGGCGCGTTGACACCCGCCGCCCGCATCTGTCTCGTCGCGTCGAGTTCGTGACGCGCCATCGCACCCGGGTCCTCGAAGTGCTCGAAAAAGCCCTCGCTCCCGCTCGAAAACGCGCCGATGTTCCGCGCGCCGGTGAAAACAGCGTGCACGAACGCGTTCCGGGGTGTGATGATCTTGACGAACCACTGCCGGTCGACCACACAGGGGATCGACAGCCAGTTTTCGGCCTCGAGGAATTCGATCCTGACGTATTCCCGATCGTAGCGACTGGCGAGTTCCTGGCCGACCGCTTCCAGGGTATCCCAGCCGACAGTTCCTCGAACCAATTCGCGAACGCTCACGGACGAACTGACGAGGTGGGTTCCTAAAACGGTTTCCTGGAGCGGACTACTCGGACCCCCGCTGTTCGAGGATCCGTTCGATGATGGCCCCCGTCGAGAGGATTTCCTCGTCGTATCGCGGTTCACGACCCGTGACACGGTCGACCCGGCAGTCGATTCCCCGTTCGGCGAGTGCCTCGCGAATCCCGTCGGCGTCGTGGTGTTGATCGAACCCAAGCGCGATCACGTCGGGGTCAATCTCCTCGATCGGGGCAAAGATGTCGGTCTCGTGGCCGACGTGGGCGACGTCGACCGTTTCGAGGGCTGCGATCACGTCCCGCCGCTGCCGGTTCGACAACACCGGCGGTTCCTTGTGAGTGACGTTCTGTCGGCGGGCGACGATGACGTGAAGCTCATCGCCCATGGCCTTTGCTTCCTGAAGATAGTGGAGATGACCGGGATGGACGATATCGAACGTTCCCTGAGCGACGACTCGTGTCATGCTATGGCAATTTCCCCCTCATTGATAATCACGGCGTGGTCCGGCTGCTCGGCCGCCCCAGTCGTGATTTCGATACCGGAGCGGTATCGGACATGACGCGGTCTTGTAGGCGGGCCTTGCTAAGCGTACCGATTGAAGCGTGGAACCTCGAGCCCGATGTCCTTCCAGTCGGAGCCGCCAAACTGTCTCGGGGCCAGGATATCATGACATAGTATTAAGAAATAGCTGCGCCAAGATTGAGTCGTGGTATGATACCAATTCAACTCCGGTTCGCCGTCGAACCGTACGTACCGCTCCTATTGACCGCTCTCACGAGGGTTTTTCTGTTCCTGGTCGTCTTCGGGCTGCTGTATTGGCTGGGTAAACCCATCGTGACTCGGATGGTCCGATCGGCACTCGAGCAACGCGGGTTCGAAGAGACCCTCATCTCCCTCGCGGTTAGCGTGGCCAGCGGGGTCACAGTGGTATTCGCGATCGCGATCGCCGCGACCGTGGCCGGTTTCGGTGTCGTGCTCGCCGCGTTCGCGACTCTGGCTGGCGCCCTCGCCCTGGCTGTTGGGTTTGCGGCCCGGGATCTCATCGCCAACTTCGTCGCGGGGATTTTCATCCTCCAGGACAAGCCGTTCGTCGTCGGGGACTGGATCGAGTGGAACGACAAAAGTGCCGTCGTTCGGGACATCGAGCTCCGGGTGACGAAACTGGACACCTTCGATAACGAGCTGGTCACGGTCCCGAACAGCGAACTCGCTGGGAACGCCGTCTTCAACAACGTGGCGAACGACCGGCGCCGAATCGCAGTCGGTTTCGGGATCGGGTATGGCGACGATATTCAGGAAGCCCGTGCAGCTATCCTGGAGGAAGCTGCACAGATCGACGCCGTTCTCCAGGATCCGGAACCCAGTGCTCCGGTCGTAGAACTCGGAGACTCAGCCGTCGTTTTGTCGGGGCGGGTCTGGATCGATCCGCAGGAACACGGGTACGGTGGGGTGCGAGCGCAGTTCGTCGAGGCGGTCAAGGAGCGGTTCGACGAGGCGGGGATCGACATGCCCTATCCGACGAACGAACTTACCGGCGAGATCGACGTCAACGACGTCGGGGCTCCAGCCCCGAGTGACTGATCGAGTTTCGGTCCTCGTGGGGCATGTGATCGACCAGAGTAGTTCCCAGAGGGCGATCAAGAAAGCACGCACGAGAATTGCGCGGTAATAGATGTGCTCTCTGTCTGCCCCCTTCCTGGCCGAACGTTTCACTTCCCGGAAATTTTTGTACCCATCCTGCCGTTTCTTCCTGTAGAACGTGCCACATGATGACTCGCGGTTGCTGACGTGGATAAGAGAGTCCGGCCCCGTCCTGTTTGGAGCGCTCGCCGCGCTTGGACTCTTCCTTTTTGCCGTACAGTTGCTTGGGGCCTCGACCGAAGCCGCGGCGGGCCCCCTGGAACGACTCTTCAGACGAATCGTCAGCGGTGACGGTTCGGCACTCGGCGTGAGCTGGCTTGCAACGTACGTGGTGACAAACGGGTCGATCGTCGCTGCGATCTCGGTGTCACTCTTCGACGTATCAATTATTAGCAGTACGGAACTGTTTCTGATGGTGATTGGGTCGCGATTGGGGAGTGCGGCGATCGTCCTGTTTGTCGGGGCGATGGATTATTTCCAGAAACATCGGTATTCGCTGGGTCATGCAACGGAACTGGGGCTTTTGACCTTCATCGTCACGCACTCAATATACCTCCCGGCGACGGTGTTGGGCTACCTCGTATTGCCATCGCTGGAACACTCGGTCGGCGGTCTCATCGTCGGGAGCGTCACCGGATTTCAGTTGTTGGTCGTCTTTCAGCCCATTACTCGCGCCGTCGTTTCGTCGCTCGGCGTCTGGCCGGGGCTCGCTATCGCTGTCGGGGTCCTCTTTGCGAGTCTCACGTTGTTCGATCGGACACTCGGTCGGGTCAATACCACGTGGCTCCGTGAGGGACTTTTCGGTCGGTTTCGGAACCGCTGGGTGGCCTTCGGCATCGGCCTGTTGGTTACTGCTGTTACTACCAGCGTGGCGTTCTCCCTGGGTGTGATCGTCCCTCTGTACAATCGAGGCTACGTGAAACGCAGGGAGATCGTGCCGTATATCCTCGGTGCGAATATTGGGACGTTTGCCGACACCCTCGCGGTAGCTATTTTGCTGGAATCACCGGTGGCGCTACTGGTCATCATGACCGTTTTGGGTGCGGGAAGCCTCCTAATCACTGGGTTCCTGGTGTGGTATCCAGCGTACTACCGGCCCGTCGCGAATGTCCAAAACCATCTTGAAACTGATCGACGGGTGCTCGGAGCGTTTTTACTTGCTTTACTCCTCGTGCCCGTTTTGCTGGTGGTTCTGCCGATGTAGCTCAACGTTCGAGGCCCGAGTTACTTCTTGGGCCGGTTCGAATTGGGAGCTATGACCAGTATTGAACGCGTGCTCGTGGCTTTCGATGGGACACAACTTTCCCGGTAGGCCCTCGAGCATGCCCTCGACGTGTATCCCGAGGCATCGATTAGAGTGCTTCACGTGATCGATTACGTAGAAGAGAGTTACAGTGCCAAACTGTTGGTCGGGTCCGAACGGTTGCGCGAGCGGGCCCATGAACGCTCCGAGCGGTTACTCGAACAGGCAGAAGAAATCGCGAACGTAAAGAATCGGTCCATTAGCACCACGACTACAATTGGGCCGGCTCCCCGGGAGATTATCGAGTTCGCAGACAGCCACGACATCGATGTCATCGTTCTCGGGAGTCACGGTCGATCGGGCCTTTCACGGGTGCTTCTCGGATCGGTAGCTGATACGGTGACACGCCGTGCCTCGTCGGCAGTCTGTGTCGTTCGATAATTTGTGTTGCCGCTTCGATTTAGCGGATCCGGGCCGGCCCCAGTAATTTCAGGGGTCAGGCCGGTTCGGGCGTCGATTCGCCCGTCTGTTCCTCGGCCGTCGTGTTTAGTCGGTACAGGCTCTGCCTTGCATCTCGCAGGTACACGTCCTCGGTGATGTAGTTACACTCGTCGAGTCTGTCAAGGGCATAGCGGACCGTCCGGGCGGAGAGGTTCGTCTCCTCGACCAGGGCTTTCTGCGTGAGCGGGGCGTCGTACTCCAGGACCGTGTAGACCAGCTTTGCGCTCGGCGGGAGGTCGTTCAGACAGGGTTCGGGTGCCATATTCGGACAAAATTGCCGGTTATGGGTAAGCAGCGAGCCCAATTGTGTGGGCACCTCAGGAGCGATCCACATCGACTCCCGTGATCTCGAATCGAGCGCCGCCGGATTCGCTCTCGGTGACGGTTAGCGTCCAGTCATGTGCGTTCGTGACTTGCTCGACGATACTCAATCCGAGGCCGGTCCCGTCAGCCGCAGTCGAATACCCGATTTCGGTGATCGACTCTCGCTCGGGCGGTGGAATGCCTCGACCGTCGTCAGCGACGTAGAACCCGTCCTCGAGATTTCCGACGGTCACCGTGACAGCGGGTCCAGCGTGTTCGACGGCGTTCCCCAGGAGGTTCTCGAACAACTGTCGAAGCCGGCTGCGATCGGCGGCGATCGTTTTGTGTGTCGTAACCTCGATCGATGCCTCCCTGGTTTCGATGGTGTCCCAGCTCTGTTTGACTACCGTCTCGATATCGATGGCCTGCATCTCCCCGACGGAGTCGCCTCGACGAGCGAGTTCCAGGAGGTCCTCGATCAGGTCGTTCATGCGGGTCAGTGACTGTTCGATCGGATCGAGGTGATCGCTCTCACAGTCCGCTTCGAGTAGTTCCAGTCGGCCCTCCGCGACCATGAGTGGGTTCTTTAGGTCGTGGCTCACGACCGATGCGAAGCGTTCGAGTCGTTTCTCGCGGGTTTTTCGTTCCGTGATGTCTCTTGCGACGCTCAAAATCGCCTGTTCGCCCCTGTAAGTGATCAGGCTGGAACTGATTTCGACGGGAATCTCCCGGCCCGACTTCGTCCGGTGTTTCGTCTCGAAAACCTGTTGTTCGTCCTCGGGCATCCCCTCGATCAACGCGGCGATCTCATCGTCGGACAGTCCCGCGTCGATGTCTTCGGGTGACATGTCCCGAAGTTCGGTTTCGGTATAGCCGAGTGTCTCCACTGCGGTGTCGTTCGCGGTGATGAACTGGCCGTCCTGGCTGATTACCCAGACGCTGTCGTTCATCCCGTTGATCAGTTCCTCGTACTCGTCCCGAGCTTGCTCCAGTGCTCGTTCTCGCTCTTTCTGGGCCGAAATGTCCGTGTACCACACGTAGGAACCCTCGATCCCCGCCTCGTCCGCCCCGTACGGAATCAGTTGAAAGAGAAACTCCCGTGGCCCAGCTTTCGTCAGTCGAGTCACTTC
This region of Halodesulfurarchaeum sp. HSR-GB genomic DNA includes:
- a CDS encoding SRPBCC family protein is translated as MTARVEREFTVSASPDAVWEFISDPGNRARAISVVDRFETSGETTTWFIELPIPMVRKTFRVRTRTVELTPPEYVRFEGNSSVFDVLGEHRIVPGEDETTIVNTFTVDGHAPGVEAFFKRNLDGEIRNLESALKSHLEE
- a CDS encoding nitrilase-related carbon-nitrogen hydrolase — its product is MKFAALQIEVEGGDPAGNLERAERAIETAVDRGADLLSLPELWNVGYFATEAYERFAEPLSGPTLDRIGTLADRHDVAIVAGSIIEDLEQTAGQTPAETGLANTTVLFDESGERQATYRKHHLFGYESKEAALLTPGDSLGIAEIGGLTVGLTTCYDLRFPELYRRLLDAGVTFVVVPSAWPYPRVEHWMTLTRARAVENLTYLAGVNGVGAAGGQELIGRSRVIGPWGTIRGSAGTEPDILLVDLDPKRVQTVRNRFPALEDRRDM
- a CDS encoding mechanosensitive ion channel family protein, producing the protein MIPIQLRFAVEPYVPLLLTALTRVFLFLVVFGLLYWLGKPIVTRMVRSALEQRGFEETLISLAVSVASGVTVVFAIAIAATVAGFGVVLAAFATLAGALALAVGFAARDLIANFVAGIFILQDKPFVVGDWIEWNDKSAVVRDIELRVTKLDTFDNELVTVPNSELAGNAVFNNVANDRRRIAVGFGIGYGDDIQEARAAILEEAAQIDAVLQDPEPSAPVVELGDSAVVLSGRVWIDPQEHGYGGVRAQFVEAVKERFDEAGIDMPYPTNELTGEIDVNDVGAPAPSD
- a CDS encoding PhoU domain-containing protein; translated protein: MDTRKVQRLGPSTLAMTLPAKWARENGVEKGDEVTVRTSAEGTLSVTPESARGEETEATITVGDFDADAVERAIIGQYVLGRRVIHVTAEDTLEGPHINAVYDAESQLMGLGVIEETPERITIRCSVDPEDFDLANLLTRLENTGRTMRNEAMKALARNNHELAERALNRERQANKIFVLLLRLIFTAYRNPSLARTMGLSDGFPLIAYRSVAKNLELIADNAENMAEIVLDADDDRLGLDDPTVRRIRDHTERVDELTEMAVEAIVSRDFETAREAQAKFMELSERELGIMRDLPELSKKRLLQIREVLVALQQTAEHAVRIVEIASNLALNEPSEFTTIS
- a CDS encoding molybdopterin-binding protein, giving the protein MTAETVSESKTVALLTVGDELLAGETENTNASWLARRLQDRGASLRRIVVVPDELTAIAETLCSLVAEHDAVIVTGGLGPTHDDVTMEAVAQAFDSEMEPHSDAIEWFEHETEYAIPDLVEGTTHLPAGAEFLPNPEGVAPGAKIESVYVLPGVPREMKAMFELIAPTFDGPTATTKVLTSEKPESQLVDVLAETTRRFDVQVGSYPDEMVTIRIQGTNTKAVESAAAWLDSQL
- a CDS encoding RIO1 family regulatory kinase/ATPase; this translates as MSVRELVRGTVGWDTLEAVGQELASRYDREYVRIEFLEAENWLSIPCVVDRQWFVKIITPRNAFVHAVFTGARNIGAFSSGSEGFFEHFEDPGAMARHELDATRQMRAAGVNAPAPIEAFEVGDVGVVVLDYLDGFQTLDELSPARVREVLPDLFAALSAMHHNELTHGDLRAENVLVLDDEVYFIDATAVRKRGIPQARAYDLACALGTLEPLVGAADAVDGAVTEYGIEVVLQAVDFLDFVNIRPDHDFDAAAVKGEINTIASDRPS
- a CDS encoding sodium:phosphate symporter, which gives rise to MSLFDVSIISSTELFLMVIGSRLGSAAIVLFVGAMDYFQKHRYSLGHATELGLLTFIVTHSIYLPATVLGYLVLPSLEHSVGGLIVGSVTGFQLLVVFQPITRAVVSSLGVWPGLAIAVGVLFASLTLFDRTLGRVNTTWLREGLFGRFRNRWVAFGIGLLVTAVTTSVAFSLGVIVPLYNRGYVKRREIVPYILGANIGTFADTLAVAILLESPVALLVIMTVLGAGSLLITGFLVWYPAYYRPVANVQNHLETDRRVLGAFLLALLLVPVLLVVLPM
- a CDS encoding adenylyltransferase/cytidyltransferase family protein produces the protein MTRVVAQGTFDIVHPGHLHYLQEAKAMGDELHVIVARRQNVTHKEPPVLSNRQRRDVIAALETVDVAHVGHETDIFAPIEEIDPDVIALGFDQHHDADGIREALAERGIDCRVDRVTGREPRYDEEILSTGAIIERILEQRGSE
- a CDS encoding DUF5803 family protein, with protein sequence MRRLLAALALVVLVGLAGCTGGVVDQNALEEPATYDWDSSAEVSVNVTGGSYQSVTALGNQSNVSLFGPGEFGGESAIPVSAVQYQYPNGTVVNASAVEVAERDDRTVLEAPRSGGKIAYRATVQSNRLFLPVTVNGSYAVTLPEGTDVSLPVIGRATPGDYEADRTGERVTLTWSNPETQVITVEYYQERNLYIFAGLVGLLGLVAAAGMLYFRTQLRQLARRTGEIGPEDGLE
- a CDS encoding helix-turn-helix domain-containing protein codes for the protein MAPEPCLNDLPPSAKLVYTVLEYDAPLTQKALVEETNLSARTVRYALDRLDECNYITEDVYLRDARQSLYRLNTTAEEQTGESTPEPA
- a CDS encoding ATP-NAD kinase family protein; the encoded protein is MRTIGFVVNPIAGMGGRVGLKGTDGNVEEARERGAEQRAPERGEVVLKALAEQADSVSVLTWGAEMGAEEAARVGVDVEVLGEPAGEETSRADTIAAVEAFLDRDVDLVLFVGGDGTAVDVYETIAETDGETPMLGAPAGVKVYSSVFAVSPEAAGKIAASFDRTETREVNDIDEDAYREGEVRAELRGLATVPVAEQLQSSKQILGGDVQGLATGIAEEADPETTYVLGPGGTLDVVKSAFGIDGTPLGVDVIRDGELLVADASEDQILDALGAKNEIVVSPIGGQGFIFGRGNDQISPAVIRQADVTVVASGEKMQSTDVLRVDTGDTDLDESLRGWIRVRVGRVEERMVKVV